Part of the Zea mays cultivar B73 chromosome 4, Zm-B73-REFERENCE-NAM-5.0, whole genome shotgun sequence genome is shown below.
tacaaaggAAAACATTATAAAACGTGCAATACGAAATAGAGCTTGCTACTACGGTCACGCAAGGAAAGGAGACGCGATAGTCGGAGCTACGGTGGAGAAGTTAGCGCGTTcacactaaacaagtattaattagaatatttaatttgaCATACTTATATTAATTGACCTTTATCAGATGTAAGTTAGAACTATTATTTAGTTTTGACTATCTTATTATTTTAGTAGCGGACGATTAAACAAATCATTAATTAGCCGACACGAGTGGTTATAAGCGAATGATTTAATATCACGCACGGGCAACACGCTATACGAGCGAACGATCCGTGGCAAGGCGAGCAACGCACGAAAACGACGCGCACGACATACACAGAAATGGTGCGCGCGACACACACAAACGACGCACGACAACTCGTGGAAACAGCACTCGCGACACACGTGAATGACATGCGATGATGCGCGCGAAACATTACGCGCGACAACACGCATGACATGCAAGGATCACTAACAGATATCGCGTTTGAACCAAGCGAATATTAAATCAAGGTCATTTAAGTTGACATTAATTATGTTAACGTTTACTTATAATAGCCCGATTTAATAATTATAAATTATTTTCGATAGAAAAACTAACATTAAAATATTAGCTAAACAAATATTTAATAAATTATTTAAAACATGTGACATGATGAAACAGCTTTATTAAAGTGTAGACAAAGATAATACGAGGCTAACAGAACTTGAACAGTACTAAATAGATGATTAATGCCAAGAGTTATCGCCTATTTAATAAACTAGGGGTCCATACACAATTAAACCTATACTTCATGGGCTAGCAACTAAATTTCGCAAGGATAAGGAAATAGTATACTAGCTTCATAAAAAACAAGGGATTTTGCGCAAAAGAAAAGAGGTAACTGGTCTACTGCGATACCAGGAGGGATCTGAGTGAGCTAGGGTCAAGCCACATGACGACATGCAAAGATGTGGCCGCAGAGGGATCAATTGGGATCTCGTGCGGAGCATTGGACATGGCATGGTGCAAGCTCACTACGGAGGGCACTATGGCTGGCCGACCAGCTCCCAGGCGGCCACGGCTGGCAGTGGGAAggagcaacgatgactggtgccgacgtGCAGGGGCCTCGACCATGGAGCCTCGCCGCCGCAATGGGCTCGGTCAAGGCTGGCCATGGTGAGCGCAGAGAAGGGCATGGGAGAGAGAGGGGTAAGTGACGGGCTTCACCTCACAACGATGAACAATAGTGAGAGCATGGATGACGACACATGGAGCTTCAGCGGTCGACGCGACGCGAGCTTCGGATGGGTCGGCGAGGGACGACCGCGATGGGTGCGCGCCAAGGGAAAAGGACGAgatgagggagagagggaggagaaggTGGAGTAGTGCAGGCGTGGGGCGCGTTTGGCGGAGGGAGTAGTTTAGGAATATGAATAGTGGGCGACGCTCGTGTGATTGACAGGTCGGCCCGGCAGCGGGCGAAGCTGGGGGACGCGGTTGCGGCGGCGTGGGTGCTAGGGCACGCAGGTTGCGCACGCTACTGGCCTATAGGTGGGCCGCGCACACTGCTACTGGGCCGAGGAGGGGGCTAGGTGGGTCGGCCCAGAGCTGGGCCGCGGGGTGAGTGGAGGGGGGATGGGCTGGGACGGCTGAGGCCAAAGGAGGGGACCAGAGTGGGTTTTCCTTTTTAATTTCTTCCTATTTTGTCTTCTTCCTACTAATTAAATTTAAACTCCTAATTAAATGAATGCTCCATGAAATCACTCCACAAACAAAATAATATATGCTCCGGtaggatgcaacaaccaaaacttCTCTAGGGTTTTATTAACACCTATATTTAAAGTAACATTCCCTATTATTTGGGAAGAAATGAATAAAGGGCCaaaaagaaagaggaaaaagaaggtaacacctgaatttgatggatatcagaaaataaattttatacccccaaattcagggtgtaacAGGTTGGGAAGCTTATCTTCTTAGCTTTCCAACGAAGTTTGTATGTGTTCTGGGCATCCATTTTCGTGAGACCCACTCCTGCAGTCTAAACCGGATTCGCAAATAAACTAGACTTCAACTCCTCTTGAGCTTAGAAATCTATGATTGATTGGGCCTTAACCATATAGTTGAAGTTCATGtactcatcattctccccttcttggttTTGAGTTGTCCTCGACTCAAAGTTGTTGGTGCCTACATAAGGTATTGTTGTAGGTCTTGACATCGTCCAACCTTGCCCCTTCATAAAGTTGACACTGTTGTTGCAAAACATACAAAGAAGGACAAGTGGAACTGAACGTGATATGTTTAGCTTAACATAGCCCTCTAGTTGATCATATTGTTACATGAAAAAGGCGAATTCATATTTGAACAAATATATACTCGATGTACCATATATTCTCCTTTCCAATTATATCTTCCAATAAAATGATTTGTATGTTTAGATATTCATAGAAAATCAGTACTAAAAGATAGTTTCTCTTCTAAATTATCTTGATTACATAGAACATCAAATTCAATATAACCCAAACTATTTGAAGAAGATAACAATTTTAGCtcatcatgcacactagttatggGATTCAAAATTCTAATCTTAGCACAACTAATAGGATTGGAAGCAACAATatcaagttcattctcaagttgtGGCATATAAGTAATAGAAGAACCATCACTcaactctttgttatcacaaaaaTTAGTAGTACAATCATCATGTAACAAAGGTAACTCAGATTTATTTGAATACATGACATCATGGGAAGAAACAAATTGTTCTCTTATACGTGTTTTCATATCAGCCCACATTTTTTGTTTGTCATAATTATGCAAATTGTTCCACCAAACTAATGCATGATTCATTAATGTACTAGCCACAATTTTTATTTTTCTCCTATCACATATATGACATCGGGAAAAAATCTTATCCATTGATACTTCCCATTCAGTATACTCATTTGCAATATTTTCATTAAAAGAAGAGAAATATGGATATATAGAACCTGAGAGAGACGAATCAACATCAATGGTGTAGCTCTCAAAAGCTTTAGTCAATGTgtgcatcatctccttcaattctagATGGGAGACACACTCACCATCATTAGGCTTAGGACCCTTATCCTTGTTCGTTTGGGTCTTTGGTCTTGTCATTGTTAGTACAAAATAGAAACAAAGGAAACAAAAAAATTATAAACCCTACAACTACTCTTAGGTGTGGTGGTGGAACACGAGTaatgaagcgtcttaccccgcacttacaaggttcttaccagcactTTAGGTGGCAAATGGTGGCCGGTGTGACAAACTTAGAGCATGGATGTGATTGCAAAGAAGTACATATTCTGCTCAAGAGAAAGATGGAGCTTTGGGAAGGCTCCATAAATATATATCtatggcacacaagtcagtaataTATAGCAATACTGAATAAGTGTCCAAAGTACTCGTCCTAGCTGCTGTCCTAGAGAATGTATTAGCATAGTTGGAGGAAGACACAAAGGAGGTAAAAGGATCTAGGTACAACAAGGGAACAAGTTGGAAGGAAAAACAATCACAGAGGTGGACAGATCAATGGTGTTCCTGCTTATGCGCActctttctctcttttttttcttttttctttgtttTGTGCGGGGATTTTTTGTCGCACTTGCAttttatattttctttttttCACAAAAGTGTCACAAAAATAAGACCGTTTGATAAATTTAGTGACCTCAAATGCAAAAAGCtcacaacatgaaagttgtaggtctcCTTTTTATATTTCATTTAGATATATGGCACGTCTTGTTTAAATAAAGGAAGTGGAGGATATTGAACCTTAAATACAGACTGATTACAGGATCACAAATAGATTTACTTCCAATACAAATAACTCCTTGATTCTGATGTTTTCTAGAAACCTCATaaacaagaaagttgtagataattttctaGGCTTTCTAGAAAGTACAAGAATACTAAATTCTGAGTTTGTATACACGATGTATGCTCAAAATACCGAACTAAAcacatattgatctgataaagacgAGATGATGAGATAAAATAGGATTAGTTTTGTAGATTTGATCGGTTTAGTAGATGGAATATGTTTTGGAGATTATTTTTTTGGGATTGCAGTGGATGGAGAGGATCAAActaaaccaaaacaaatctaaactagcaaccaaactcaacctagGACACGAACTTAGAACTATGAACTCTGAAATTGAATTATGCAAAAGCTAAGACGATGGTTGTAGGTCAAGATACACTTATGTTTTTTGAGGTTGGCTTTCTTGTAAGTTATGGGGAGAAATAAAACAaatctaaaggtaggattatacctcacaAGACACCTGAatcttgataccacttgatagatgGTAAGGCCTAATCTTCCGTAAGGTAGGATAACTTGATTTGGTGGAGACCTCGacattgatgatccaaggctctgaGCGAATGGATCATCGCAATCACGACACCACTGCTCCATTGGTTATCACtcgtgacacacgagtgacctcgccacgaaggattatccatgtaagtgcaatcaagaagaaaagcaagaacaggaagaacacaatcaaaattgtattgatcatgagatggggtctcacaaaccgatgaacgaCAATAGTGTTCGATGATAGAATGAATCTAAGAAAAACCCAAACCCTAATGTTGTGGTGGCTGCTAataaaatagaggttaggggTGCAAAGCCCCTGGAGATATCCCTAATAGGCTCCAACACAATACACGGGCCGACAGCCCAACACACAGTGTCGTAGCACCAAAACAAAATCTGAATGTTGATTTGTTTCGATGATTTCTGTTGACTCTGGTCAAATTTTAAGTTGGTTATAGGTTGGTTGGAAATCTTATATCCTTagctttccatccatataaagtACGACCTAATCGGAGTTTGGATGCATCCTAGGCGTCCGTTTTAGTGCAGACTAGTCCTGGACTTCGAGGTGGAGACCAAGTTGGGTCATACTTGGCCCCCTCTTGTCATGAACATCCTAGCTTCTCTTCCTTGACATCTTGGCCGTCCTTTCTAGTCCTCTTCAAGATtcataatcatcaaaacatcaatGGCACCATGCATAAGCTcaaaaacacaattgactaggttagAATGAACCTAGAGATTTAGATATCGTGCACGTGCTCGTGTTATCGATCCGTGCGTTGTATGCATTGGAGTGATGTATTCAACACCTTGCACCAAGACTCAAGCACTCAACATAACAACGACAAAGTGGATCACTAAAGTACACTAGCACTCTTTTACTAAGCAATGGCTAtctcttagcaaatatgatgcttGGATCACTTGGAATGAATTGTATGTGTTACTCTATTCATATGACTTGTTTGCTTAGCTCTTGTGTATTGAATGAGCCGAttagggtgtatttatagccccaaccacttaaCTAGCCATTGGAATTGAATAGCAAATTTTGCACATTCTGTGAGTGCATCAGACCTCCTACAATATAAGTCTAGTGGTGCACTGGACCTCTATCAAATTGTCCGATCAGTGACCGTTCGGACTCCTGTGTTATGTGTTAGGTGGCACCGTATTGGTTCGATCACCGACCAGACTCTATCACGTCAGCGCCACATCATCTTGACCATTGGATCTGGAAAGTGACAATTGGGTCCTAATAGGTCTGGTGCACATTGGACCACACACAGCTCTCATCTAGTTTGTCGACTGCTCAGCACCTGAAAACATCTATTTGTGCAACCGGTCCAGTGCGACATCTGGTGCACACTGGACTGGTCCAATGACGCAGCCCTCGAAAGCCCTAAAACATGCTTACTGCATAACAGGTTTGGTGATCGGTCCGATGCACACTGGACTGGTCAGATGTGCCGCAGAGCAGCACACATAGTCCTTTTGGAGATTTTCTTCTTTGTTTCGATTTGGCTATCTTCTAGAGTActtctatgacttagacaaacatatatAGAGTTTGTCCAACTAGTCTAAGCCATAGGTCTTCACCGTTTTGAATTCTTCAACTTATATTCTCATTTTTGCTTGAACTTAGCTCCATAAATTCCAAATGTTAAACTCGAGCTTTCCAGCCTTTCTTAGATACTCAAATTCATTCCTAGGACACTTAACCAAAATATTGAACTATCAATAGTTTATCTTTTTCGAGTATTGTCCTTTCTAGTTGGGTGTTGATCTTTAGTTCAATAAGAATCTTCTATTCTTATTTCTGTGAACCTATAACCATCCAGttaacaaactagttagttcataatATTGTATTGGTCATCAAACACTGAAACCAATATAGAAATGGTTTAgagtctatttccctttcaccatgcTATAATGGTCACTCAGAGGCTGTCCAAATAAGAAACAATTCTAGACCAATAAGTCTCACATGTGTGATACACGCAGTGGCGGAGGATGCCAGAAAATTTAGGTGTTGCTAACGCAACGAAGAATAAAATTTATGACACAGTTCAAAATAACTTGTAGCTACAAAATAAGTAATAGATGTTGAAAAATACCTTATTTAATAGTCATCTTGATTACAATCCATTTACAACCAAATGCCATATAGCGAATAAAATctagaaaaaagaaaaaatgaGTTACAAATGGCAAATTGAAGTAAAAATTGTTGAACAAGTGAAATAAGAATATACCTTTAGTTGAGTCTAGTTTTAGGAGATCTAGGCAATTGCATTTGTCTAGTTTTCTTATTTTGAAATGCCTTCTTTATTTTCTGAAGGTCCAGTCCTTTAAAAATTTCTCTTTCAGTGTAGCACACCATCAAGTCATTTAACCAACCATTGGACATCTTGTTGTGCAACTCAGTCTTAATAATCTTCGTAGCTGAGAAGGCCCTTTCCATTGTTGCAGTCGCCACCGGTAACAACAATGCTAACTCAATAAGTCGATATACCAGTGGAAACACAATATGCCTCTCAAGCTCAACCATTCTCTTCGATAGACTAGCAAGATCACAACAAGCTTTGAACTCTTCAATTTTTCGTACATGAATAATAAAAGTTCTTAGTTGATCTTTTATAGTCTTGCAATCATCAAAAGAAAAATCATCAGAATAGATATCCGCGAGCCGAGCAAGCTTATCCACATCAAACTTAGAGAACGACTCCCATGGGTCAAGACAAGAAAACACACGAGCAACTCTTGAGATAGCTCATTAAAGTGATGATCAAACTCTGTGGTGACAGAATCTATAATAGCATAGAAGGTATCAACACGATAAAAATGCTCTGTGGTAATATTATTTCTCCCACCTTTCCttgatcgaccaaatcgtggtacAACATCACTCATATTTGGTATTGGGATATCATTTGCAAGGCAGAATGTTGTGGCTTCTTCCAACAATGGCTCCCAATCATCATTTCTCAAATTTATCAAACGTGTTCTCACATCAACAACCAGAGACATGGCTTCGACAACattttgatcctttctttgcaagagaagagaaagctcatttGTGATACGGAGGATCTGTAACATCAACTTCATCATAAACACAAAGCTGAAACACTCCATTTTCCCAACAAAGCCACCTGCACCTGATGGATTACACTCATCTTGGTGCACAATTTCTAAAACTTATATCACTGATTCCCACATTGACTCAATACGGAGCAAAGTCTTGTAATGAGATCCCCATCTTGTATCTCCAAGTCTTGACAATGATGTTTCTTGTTGTTTGCCTCTCCCTGATGAAATTTCTCCACTCTCTAACTTTGATAAGAGATTCAAACGATGCTTATGTTGTAATATATCCTTTCTTTTGCAAGAAGCACAAGTGCTATTCACAATGGATGTTACATACTCAAAGAAATCCACaagtgatgaacaacattttgagACAGCAACAATAATCAATTGCAATTGATGAGCAAAGCAATGAACATAGAAAGTGAATGGGTTCTCATCTCGAATTAATTTTTGAAGACCATTAAATTCACCTCTCATATTAGAAGCACCATCATATCCCTGCCCTCGAAGCTTTGCAACAACTAATCCATGATCACTTACCATCTCAACTAATGCTTTCTTCAATGATTCTGATGTTGTGTCCTTGACATGCTTGATGCCCAAAAATCTTCCTATTACTTCACCCTGTTTATTGACAAATCTCACAACAATAGTCATTTGTTCTTTAACCGATATATCACGGGATTCATCAACAAGAATAGAGAATAAACAATCCTCCATTTCTTCTTTAATTGCACGTGTGACTGTTTCTGCACAACAGTTTGCAAGTTCTTTTTGAATCGTCcccgaaatcatcttatcatttttGGGACACAACTCATCAAAAGCTCTTCTCACCTCTTCATTCCTTTGTTTGTACCAATCAAGAAATTCTAAAAAATTCTCTTTGTTTAAGGAAGTACTAGTCTCATCATGTCCCCGGAATGATTCAGCTTGCAATGCAAGAAGACTAACAATACTTAAGGAAGTTTCCAACCGTGTCTCATATTTGACCAATGCTTCTTTACTATAATTTGCAACCTTATGACTAACACTTGACCTTTGGTTACAAAAATCATGGAATGCTGTTGCTGCAGTATTGTGTATGCTATTAGGCCCACCAACACGTTTTGGAAATGCCGTATAAACATTTCTCCATTGTGAGAAGCCAACTTTTGTAAATGCATCATGGAAAAATTTATCATCCATTCGATCGTGCTTAAAAAGGTAACAATAGAAGCAATAAGCCTTATTCTTCTCCACACTATATTCCAACCAACTATGTTGTCTAAACCAATGTTTTTGAAAGCTCCTTTTGTCATGTGACTGAGGAAAGTTATGACCAATTGGTTGAGTCGGACCTTTAGCTATGAAAGCCCTTCTAACATCATCTCTATTATTAGGAGCAAAATAATCGATTGGAATACAAAGTCCCGGATCAGAAATAATGTGATCTGGGTTGAACTGatttataccttcgacttgaccaTAAATATTTTCACCATTGGCATCTTCACTATTATTCTCTTGAACTTCAACTTGTATTCCGGGTTCATTGCAAACTCCACTAGCGCGAGTGCTTGGTCTACTTCCActagaagcttgactgaaatagcTCTTTAAATCTGTCATTTTATGAAGCATATAACATGTATTAGATAAAATGAAGACATTACAACAGTAGAGTGTTCACATAATATAGAGATACTTTTTTGGGCCATATTCTTTGCCTTGTTTTTGTTTCTAACCAAGACTGCTATTTAGAAAATTGGAAAATCTGCACATTAAAAAATCTAATGGATTAGATACGTATAATCAAATAAATTGGAATTGAATTGTGCGTAGTGAACTGGACTATATTCAATAATTCAAATACCCTATCAGCCGACCACGACCACGTCGGGACGCAGTCACACAGAGGCAGCCGACCGCGGACAGCGGACTAGCCGATAGCGTCTAGCGGAGCACTGCAGCAGGCAGCAGACTAGCAGAGGCAGACGACCAGGCAGCCAGCGCCCAGCCGCAGCCGGCCAGCCCGCAGCCCCCCAGCAGGCAGCAGCGGCTCGCCGAGAGCCCGAGATCCCGAGCTGCTGCAGGCTGTAGCCTGCAGGCCTGCAGCGCGGAGCCGCGGAGCGGCGGAGCGCGTGGCAACGCTGTGTGTGGTGCGGCTGCGGCGCTGTGCGCTGTGCGCCTGTGCTGGAGCGGAGACACAGAGTAGCGGCATGTGGTCTGCTGCTGTGGCCTGCGGCTGCGGGACGGCGCTTGCGGGGCGGGCGGACGACGCTCGGTCGCTGACAGCTGGATGAGTGGATGATCTAATCTCTATTTGGACCGATCCAAGATATTGTCCAGGCAATACTGGATTATACTGGGCCCTCCACCCCTGGATGCACGTGACAAGTATCCATATGAAACATGTGGGCCATTGGTTTTATTAATCTACAAACGTAATATTAATATGCTGGCGTAATATTGATAGTTAAATAATCATGTGCTCGATCGAGTTCTACCCGTTTGTTATTGTCGAAGGGCACGATGCTAACGACAGACAGGCACATGGCAATGTAGCAGGTTCGTGACGATGCTTACAGGGGCGTGTGTCCAGGCCCTGCTGTTGGTCACCATCTGTgcaggaggacacggagcccgAGGCCCAGGCGGAGCACGACGAACCTGGCTGCGGCGGCCCACCGCGTGGCGACGGTGTTGTTGCTGGTGGCGTGTCGGCCCTCCGTGACGAGTGCCCGGCCGGGCTTCAGCTCAAGAGTCGCTCCGCCACTGCGCAAGTGCGACGAATGAAGACGGATGGGCCTAGGCCTAGGTGCAGGCAGTTGAGAACGGGCGAGTATGCCTCTTGTAACAAGCTCTGTTCTCTGATCAAACTTTCTACTTGGAACAACCTTTTAGAGGAAGTTACTCTCGGTTGGCTTAGAAACTGTTCCAACTCAACTAATCTAAATCTCTTTATAAACAATCTCCTCGGTTATATTTCTTCAAACACACGCTTTCTAACTAAGCTAATACAATACATTGTTAGCATATCTTTATCTACCTCAACCAATATGTGTTGCCATATATTGAGATGAAACTTAAACGGAATGAGTGTTTAATTTAATTTCATTTTAATTGCTGAGTTGCCAAATacgaaaactaaaatagagtttttttATATTTgttaatttagggactaaaatggagTGATtataaattagtccctagaaactacACATCTCCTAATATACAAATAAAAAATAATTTACTTCAAGATATGTGGATGAGTCTGAATAAAGAGTATCTAACGGGGTAACGCTATCACTGTAGTCGCTACCCCGTGaatagggctgggcattcggtctattcgggtttgtgaaattttgggttctgaaaaatgagaactgaaattttcaaaataattttaggaATCGAACCTGaacccgaataga
Proteins encoded:
- the LOC103653765 gene encoding zinc finger MYM-type protein 1-like translates to MLHKMTDLKSYFSQASSGSRPSTRASGVCNEPGIQVEVQENNSEDANGENIYGQVEGINQFNPDHIISDPGLCIPIDYFAPNNRDDVRRAFIAKGPTQPIGHNFPQSHDKRSFQKHWFRQHSWLEYSVEKNKAYCFYCYLFKHDRMDDKFFHDAFTKVGFSQWRNVYTAFPKRVGGPNSIHNTAATAFHDFCNQRSSVSHKVANYSKEALVKYETRLETSLSIVSLLALQAESFRGHDETSTSLNKENFLEFLDWYKQRNEEVRRAFDELCPKNDKMISGTIQKELANCCAETVTRAIKEEMEDCLFSILVDESRDISVKEQMTIVVRFVNKQGEVIGRFLGIKHVKDTTSESLKKALVEMVSDHGLVVAKLRGQGYDGASNMRGEFNGLQKLIRDENPFTFYVHCFAHQLQLIIVAVSKCCSSLVDFFEYVTSIVNSTCASCKRKDILQHKHRLNLLSKLESGEISSGRGKQQETSLSRLGDTRWGSHYKTLLRIESMWESVI